The DNA sequence AAATTCAGGGTCAATCAGCTTGGTAACCACTATTTCGAACATTTCAACAACGACGTCTCCACTTTCACCGACTTCCCTGCGGCCAATCGCGAGGAAGCGCAGCGGATGTTCTTCCCTGAACTCATCACTGAGGTGACTCATCAGGTCGCCGACAACGGCACCACCATCAAGACGCTGTGGGAGCTTTTCGACGGATCGCACATCGAATCGGTTTTGATGCGCTACCCGAACCGCGCGACGCTTTGTATCTCCAGCCAGGTGGGTTGCGGCATGGGCTGTCCCTTCTGCGCCACCGGCCAGCTGGGGCTCACTCGCAACCTTTCTACCGCCGAAATCCTCGAGCAGGTACGTGTGGCCGCCAAGGCGATGGCTGACGGCAAAGTCGCCGGTGGCCCCGGCCGGCTGAGCAACGTCGTCTTCATGGGCGAGGGCGAGCCGATGGGCAACTATAAGTCCGTGCTTGCTGCGGTTCGTCAGATCAGTGCCATGCCGCCGGTCGGCTTCGGCATTTCGGCACGCAACATCACCGTTTCCACTGTCGGTGTGGTGCCTGGTATCAAAAAACTGACCCAGGAAGGCATTCCTGTTCGTCTTGCCGTC is a window from the Bifidobacterium sp. ESL0745 genome containing:
- the rlmN gene encoding 23S rRNA (adenine(2503)-C(2))-methyltransferase RlmN, whose translation is MTTPPSLGTVESGVTAGGETGGFRDVLAKNHARRGKPPLHFADMNEPQRIEMAKSLGLPKFRVNQLGNHYFEHFNNDVSTFTDFPAANREEAQRMFFPELITEVTHQVADNGTTIKTLWELFDGSHIESVLMRYPNRATLCISSQVGCGMGCPFCATGQLGLTRNLSTAEILEQVRVAAKAMADGKVAGGPGRLSNVVFMGEGEPMGNYKSVLAAVRQISAMPPVGFGISARNITVSTVGVVPGIKKLTQEGIPVRLAVSLHAPNDELRNELVPMNRRFNSEQVLDAAHDYYLASHRRVSIEYALMRGINDQAEHARQLAHRLNHYGDNWVHVNPIPLNPIEGSKWTASKPEDEARFLDILHSAGITATLRDTRGSDIDGACGQLAAKNIRA